The Pseudomonas triclosanedens genome has a window encoding:
- a CDS encoding methionine ABC transporter ATP-binding protein yields the protein MVIFNRNLELATQHIALRGLGKTYAGHHGPVEALSDIELSVRRGEVFGIIGRSGAGKSSLIRTLNRLENPSVGQVLIDGEDIGAFDARQLVGLRRRVGMIFQHFNLMSAKTVAQNIALPLRVAGVPKARIAERVDELLQLVGLLDKRHAYPAQLSGGQKQRVGIARALVHQPEILLCDEATSALDPESTQAILALLRDINRRLGLTIVLITHEMAVIREICDRVVVLERGRIVEQGDVWEVFGSPRHEVTRTLLGSLQQHLPPDLLARLQQPSDNEVILDLHYTGVREQEPDLLAIAQALNSRVSLLHGGIERIQGRALGRLLLSVAAPAASAPQLLERAQGVADRLEVLSHA from the coding sequence ATGGTCATCTTCAACCGCAATCTCGAACTTGCCACCCAGCACATCGCCCTGCGCGGGCTGGGCAAGACCTACGCCGGCCACCACGGCCCGGTGGAGGCATTGAGCGACATCGAACTCTCCGTCCGCCGTGGCGAAGTGTTCGGCATCATCGGCCGCAGCGGCGCCGGGAAGAGCTCGCTGATCCGCACCCTCAATCGACTGGAGAACCCCAGCGTCGGCCAGGTGCTGATCGACGGCGAAGACATCGGCGCCTTCGACGCGCGTCAACTGGTCGGCCTGCGCCGCCGCGTCGGCATGATTTTCCAGCACTTCAACCTGATGTCGGCCAAGACTGTCGCACAGAACATCGCCCTGCCCCTGCGCGTGGCCGGCGTGCCGAAGGCGCGCATCGCCGAGCGGGTGGATGAACTGCTGCAACTGGTCGGCCTCCTCGACAAGCGCCACGCCTATCCGGCGCAACTCTCCGGCGGACAGAAACAGCGCGTTGGCATCGCCCGCGCGCTGGTGCATCAACCGGAAATCCTGCTCTGCGACGAAGCCACCTCGGCGCTCGACCCGGAAAGCACCCAGGCCATCCTCGCGCTGCTGCGCGACATTAACCGTCGCCTGGGCCTGACCATCGTGCTGATCACCCACGAGATGGCGGTGATCCGCGAAATCTGCGACCGCGTGGTGGTACTCGAACGCGGCCGCATCGTCGAACAGGGCGACGTCTGGGAAGTGTTCGGCAGCCCTCGCCACGAGGTCACCCGCACTCTGCTCGGCTCGCTGCAGCAGCATCTGCCGCCGGACCTGCTGGCGCGGCTGCAACAGCCGTCGGACAACGAAGTCATCCTCGACCTGCACTACACCGGCGTGCGCGAGCAGGAGCCGGATCTGCTGGCCATCGCCCAGGCGCTGAACAGCCGCGTCAGCCTGCTGCACGGCGGCATCGAGCGCATCCAGGGCCGCGCCCTCGGCCGTCTGCTGCTGAGCGTCGCCGCCCCCGCAGCCAGTGCGCCGCAACTGCTCGAACGCGCCCAGGGCGTCGCCGACCGCCTGGAGGTACTCAGCCATGCCTGA
- a CDS encoding SphA family protein, translated as MNRFNPALRLSCALLLGGALPFAQATEGGGSSWPMGIENYLMGVVPPPGIYGQVFAADYRADSLRGNDGRELPVDFDLHVSSIVPRFIWVTEQQMLGGNLGFHAVVPLNRMRLKMEGQRESKSGLGDIHVGPFLGYHYSDKLHAATGIDVVLPTGSYDKHDLVNLGRNYTTLQAIYALSYIDPQGLNADVRLMYDYNFENQSTDYLSGQELHADYAVGWGLGNGWVVGVGGYIYRQVSDDEQDGHRIDDNRGRAFAIGPSVQYSAASGWHLSAKWQQESDVRNRPEGAAYWLKWTFPL; from the coding sequence ATGAACCGATTCAACCCTGCCCTCCGACTGTCCTGCGCCCTCCTGCTGGGCGGAGCCCTGCCCTTCGCCCAGGCCACCGAAGGGGGCGGCTCTTCCTGGCCGATGGGCATCGAGAACTACCTGATGGGCGTAGTACCGCCACCGGGCATCTACGGCCAGGTCTTCGCCGCCGACTACCGCGCCGACAGCCTGCGCGGAAACGACGGCCGGGAACTGCCGGTGGACTTCGACCTGCACGTGAGTTCCATCGTGCCGCGCTTCATCTGGGTCACCGAACAGCAGATGCTCGGCGGCAACCTGGGCTTCCATGCGGTGGTGCCGCTCAACCGCATGCGCCTGAAGATGGAGGGCCAGCGCGAGAGCAAGAGTGGCCTGGGCGACATCCACGTGGGGCCGTTCCTCGGCTACCACTACAGCGACAAGCTGCATGCCGCCACCGGTATCGACGTGGTGCTGCCCACCGGCTCCTACGACAAGCACGACCTGGTCAACCTCGGCCGCAACTACACCACCCTGCAGGCCATCTACGCGCTGAGCTACATCGACCCGCAGGGGCTCAATGCCGACGTACGCCTGATGTACGACTACAACTTCGAGAACCAGTCCACCGATTACCTGTCGGGGCAGGAACTGCATGCCGACTACGCCGTCGGCTGGGGCCTGGGCAACGGCTGGGTAGTGGGCGTGGGAGGTTACATCTACCGCCAGGTGAGCGACGACGAACAGGACGGCCATCGTATCGACGACAACCGTGGGCGGGCCTTCGCCATCGGCCCATCGGTGCAGTACAGCGCGGCCTCCGGCTGGCACCTGAGCGCCAAGTGGCAACAGGAAAGCGACGTGCGCAACCGCCCGGAAGGCGCGGCCTACTGGCTGAAGTGGACCTTCCCGCTCTGA
- a CDS encoding sigma-54-dependent Fis family transcriptional regulator encodes MTASRHNDNDRATLEERFLEHLLKSRKRLIVESTTGLENRGCPSAGELAETVAFSPQDGSIWLCGQRMVLLQTSTLGTLRRELVENLGTLKAREVFTRTGWQAGAADASQVSEQWPQGDPSALFSAGPRLHMLEGMLNVEALRFEMDNSLGHFDAEFLWHNSVEADVHIAQYGIGNDSACWMAIGYASGYASSLLGRLVVFREVECRACGQSVCRIVGKPAEQWDDVQRDLAHLDARDFISRAPHAFASEMEVARLDDVPAPDEPDARRMVGISSAFVAASHLLRCVAPTQATVLLTGESGVGKELFAENLHRASSRQHMPLISLNCATLPENLVEAELFGVERGAFTGAERTRAGRFERADGGTLFLDEIGTLSLAAQSKILRALQEGEIERVGGNAPIRVDVRVVAATNLDLRAEVAAGRFREDLFYRLNVFPIHLPPLRERREDIPLLMNHFLRRFSERHGRRLAGFTTRLLNALLTHAFPGNIRELQNLIERGVIACPDGAAMDISHLTLGGDRSIAAPVGLTPSGRLGSLPLPGELHATALADAQLLQAAFESEQNRGASGEPVLASLQAFIAGRQDALGTSLDAIESLLVKLALERSQGNITAAAQMLGMSRAQVSYRLKR; translated from the coding sequence ATGACTGCCTCAAGACATAACGATAATGACCGCGCGACACTCGAAGAGCGGTTCCTGGAGCACCTCCTGAAGAGCCGCAAGCGGCTGATCGTGGAGAGCACCACCGGCCTCGAGAACCGTGGCTGCCCGTCCGCCGGCGAGTTGGCCGAGACGGTGGCCTTTTCGCCACAGGATGGTTCCATCTGGCTGTGCGGCCAGCGCATGGTGCTGCTGCAGACCTCCACGCTCGGCACCTTGCGCCGTGAACTGGTGGAGAACCTCGGCACCCTCAAGGCCCGCGAGGTGTTCACCCGCACGGGCTGGCAGGCAGGGGCGGCCGACGCTTCCCAGGTCAGCGAGCAGTGGCCGCAGGGCGACCCCAGCGCGCTGTTCTCCGCCGGACCTCGCCTGCATATGCTCGAAGGCATGCTCAATGTCGAGGCGCTGCGCTTCGAGATGGACAACAGCCTGGGGCACTTCGACGCCGAGTTCCTCTGGCACAATTCGGTGGAAGCCGATGTGCACATTGCCCAGTACGGCATTGGCAACGACAGCGCCTGCTGGATGGCCATCGGCTACGCCAGCGGCTATGCGTCGTCGCTGCTGGGCCGCCTGGTGGTGTTCCGCGAGGTGGAGTGCCGTGCCTGCGGCCAGTCGGTGTGCCGCATCGTCGGCAAGCCCGCCGAGCAATGGGACGATGTGCAGCGTGACCTCGCCCACCTGGATGCCCGCGATTTCATCAGCCGCGCACCCCATGCCTTCGCCAGCGAGATGGAGGTCGCGCGGCTGGACGATGTGCCCGCGCCGGACGAGCCCGATGCGCGGCGGATGGTGGGAATTTCCTCGGCCTTCGTCGCCGCCAGCCATCTGCTGCGTTGCGTGGCGCCGACCCAGGCCACGGTGCTGCTTACCGGCGAGTCCGGCGTGGGCAAGGAACTCTTTGCCGAGAATCTGCACCGCGCCAGCAGCCGCCAGCACATGCCGCTGATTTCGCTGAACTGCGCGACGCTGCCGGAGAACCTGGTGGAGGCCGAGCTGTTCGGCGTCGAGCGGGGCGCCTTCACCGGCGCCGAGCGTACCCGCGCCGGGCGTTTCGAGCGCGCCGACGGCGGCACCCTGTTCCTCGACGAAATCGGCACCCTGAGCCTGGCGGCGCAGAGCAAGATTCTGCGGGCGTTGCAGGAAGGCGAGATCGAACGGGTTGGCGGCAATGCGCCGATCCGCGTGGACGTGCGGGTAGTGGCGGCGACCAACCTGGACCTGCGTGCCGAGGTGGCTGCCGGGCGATTCCGCGAGGACCTGTTCTATCGCCTGAACGTCTTCCCGATCCACCTGCCGCCGCTGCGCGAACGCCGCGAAGATATTCCGCTGCTGATGAACCACTTCCTCAGGCGTTTCAGCGAGCGCCACGGTCGTCGGCTCGCCGGCTTCACCACGCGGCTGCTCAACGCGCTGCTGACCCACGCCTTCCCCGGCAACATCCGTGAACTGCAGAATCTCATCGAGCGGGGTGTGATCGCCTGCCCGGACGGTGCCGCGATGGACATCAGCCACCTGACCCTGGGTGGCGATCGCAGCATTGCCGCACCGGTCGGCCTGACGCCGTCGGGCCGCCTCGGCAGCCTGCCGCTGCCCGGCGAGCTGCACGCCACCGCGCTGGCCGATGCGCAGTTGTTGCAGGCTGCGTTCGAGAGCGAGCAGAACCGTGGCGCCTCCGGCGAGCCGGTGCTGGCCAGCCTGCAGGCGTTCATCGCTGGTCGCCAGGACGCCCTGGGCACCAGCCTGGATGCCATCGAGAGCCTGCTGGTGAAGCTGGCACTGGAGCGTAGCCAGGGCAACATCACCGCTGCCGCGCAGATGCTCGGCATGAGCCGCGCCCAGGTCAGCTACCGGCTCAAGCGCTGA
- a CDS encoding FAD-binding oxidoreductase, with the protein MTETNQNAVLPRGVANTEFAKAVTKFRALLGEDNVLLKDDQLVPYMKIMMPVPDAEHAPSAALTATTVEQVQGVVKICNEHRIPIWTISTGRNFGYGSAAPGQRGQVILDLKKMNRILHVDPELCTALVEPGVTYQQLYDYIEENNLPLMLSMSAPSAIAGPVGNTLDRGVGYTPYGEHFLMQCGMEVVLANGDVLRTGMGGVKGENSWQVFKWGYGPSLDGIFTQSNFGICTKMGFWLMPKPPKYKPFAIRFENESDIAEIVEVLRPLRIAQIIPNALVIANVLWEAGSANVRRSDYIREPGATPDSVVKQIMKDKGLGAWNVYAALYGTEEQVEVNWKIVQQAIAALGKGTLITEEEAGGTQPFDYRAKLMKGVPNLQEFGLYNWRGGGGSMWFAPVSQARGSETDKQMQLAKRILNKHGLDYVGEFIVGWRDMHHVIDVLYDRTDPAQTQAAHACFSELLDEFEKLGYAVYRVNTAFMDRVADSYGPVKRRVDHAIKRALDPNNIFAPGKSGIDLDA; encoded by the coding sequence ATGACCGAAACCAATCAGAACGCCGTGCTCCCCCGTGGCGTGGCAAACACCGAATTCGCCAAGGCGGTGACCAAGTTCCGCGCCCTGCTGGGCGAGGACAACGTGCTGCTCAAGGATGACCAGCTGGTGCCGTACATGAAGATCATGATGCCGGTGCCGGACGCCGAGCACGCGCCGTCCGCTGCGCTCACCGCCACCACCGTGGAGCAGGTGCAGGGCGTGGTGAAGATCTGCAACGAGCACCGCATCCCGATCTGGACCATCTCCACCGGCCGCAACTTCGGCTACGGCTCGGCGGCACCCGGCCAGCGCGGCCAGGTGATCCTCGACCTGAAGAAGATGAACAGGATCCTGCATGTCGACCCGGAGCTGTGCACCGCGCTGGTGGAGCCGGGCGTCACCTACCAGCAGTTGTACGACTACATCGAGGAAAACAACCTGCCGCTGATGCTGTCGATGTCGGCGCCGTCGGCCATCGCCGGCCCGGTGGGCAACACCCTCGACCGTGGCGTGGGCTACACCCCCTATGGCGAGCACTTCCTCATGCAGTGCGGCATGGAAGTGGTACTGGCCAATGGCGACGTGCTGCGCACCGGCATGGGCGGGGTCAAGGGCGAGAATAGCTGGCAGGTGTTCAAGTGGGGCTACGGCCCGAGCCTGGACGGCATCTTCACCCAGTCCAACTTCGGCATCTGCACCAAGATGGGCTTCTGGCTGATGCCCAAGCCGCCGAAGTACAAGCCGTTCGCCATCCGTTTCGAGAACGAGAGTGACATCGCCGAGATCGTCGAGGTCCTGCGGCCGCTGCGCATCGCCCAGATCATCCCCAACGCGCTGGTGATCGCCAACGTGCTGTGGGAAGCCGGCAGCGCCAACGTGCGGCGCAGCGACTACATCCGCGAGCCGGGCGCAACCCCGGATTCGGTGGTCAAGCAGATCATGAAGGACAAGGGCCTGGGTGCCTGGAACGTGTATGCCGCGCTGTACGGTACCGAAGAGCAGGTGGAGGTGAACTGGAAGATCGTCCAGCAGGCCATCGCCGCACTGGGCAAGGGTACGCTGATCACCGAGGAGGAAGCCGGCGGCACCCAGCCGTTCGACTACCGCGCCAAGCTGATGAAGGGCGTGCCCAACCTGCAGGAGTTCGGCCTGTACAACTGGCGTGGCGGCGGCGGCTCGATGTGGTTCGCGCCGGTCAGCCAGGCGCGCGGCAGCGAGACCGACAAGCAGATGCAACTGGCCAAGCGGATCCTCAACAAACATGGCCTGGACTATGTCGGCGAGTTCATCGTCGGCTGGCGCGACATGCACCATGTGATCGACGTGCTCTACGACCGCACCGACCCGGCGCAGACCCAGGCCGCCCATGCCTGCTTCAGCGAGCTGCTGGATGAGTTCGAGAAGCTCGGCTACGCCGTGTACCGGGTGAATACCGCGTTCATGGACCGCGTGGCGGACAGCTACGGCCCGGTGAAGCGCCGCGTGGATCATGCCATCAAGCGTGCGCTGGACCCGAACAACATCTTCGCCCCCGGCAAGTCCGGCATCGACCTCGACGCCTGA
- a CDS encoding aldehyde dehydrogenase family protein, which yields MSFPLPPYADLDLQPLAGHWRHGASPRQLEVRDPYTDQCLLSLPLATREDLDQAYQAASIAQAAWAAQPPSARAAVLLRAVELFDQRREEIIGWIIRESGSTRIKAEIEWGAARAITLEAASFPSRVHGRIMESDIPGKESRVYRRPLGVVGVISPWNFPLHLTQRSVAPALALGNAAVVKPASDTPVSGGLLLARLFEEAGLPAGVLSVVVGSGSEIGDAFVEHPVPALISFTGSTPVGRSIGRIASGGAHLKHVALELGGNSPFVVLADADLERAVHAAVVGKFLHQGQICMAINRIIVEQPLYQAFCERYAERVKALRCGDPSDPATVIGPVINQRQLDGLLGKIDKARAEGARVLVEGAVEGRVLPPHVFADVHPEMEIAREEIFGPLVGIQPARDAEHALELANASEFGLSSAVFGGDLERTVRFARRIHAGMTHVNDIPVNDAPNAPFGGEKNSGIGRFNGDWAIDEFTTDHWLSVQHGPRPYPF from the coding sequence ATGAGCTTCCCCCTGCCCCCCTATGCCGATCTGGACCTGCAACCGCTGGCCGGCCACTGGCGTCACGGCGCTTCGCCGCGCCAGCTGGAAGTCCGCGATCCCTACACCGACCAGTGCCTGCTGAGCCTGCCGCTGGCCACCCGCGAAGACCTCGACCAGGCCTACCAGGCAGCCAGCATCGCCCAGGCCGCGTGGGCCGCGCAGCCGCCATCGGCCCGCGCCGCGGTACTGCTGCGCGCAGTCGAGCTGTTCGACCAGCGCCGCGAAGAAATCATCGGCTGGATCATCCGCGAATCCGGCAGCACACGGATCAAAGCCGAGATCGAATGGGGCGCCGCGCGCGCCATCACCCTGGAGGCGGCCTCGTTCCCGAGCCGGGTACACGGACGCATCATGGAGTCTGACATCCCCGGCAAGGAAAGCCGTGTGTACCGCCGCCCGCTGGGCGTGGTGGGAGTCATCAGCCCGTGGAACTTCCCGCTGCACCTGACTCAACGCTCCGTGGCGCCAGCGCTTGCGCTGGGCAACGCGGCGGTGGTCAAGCCAGCCAGCGACACTCCGGTCAGCGGCGGCCTGCTGCTGGCGCGTCTGTTCGAGGAGGCCGGCCTGCCCGCTGGCGTGCTCAGCGTAGTGGTCGGCTCCGGCAGCGAGATCGGCGACGCTTTCGTCGAACACCCGGTCCCGGCGCTGATTTCCTTCACCGGCTCGACCCCGGTGGGCCGTTCCATCGGCCGCATCGCCAGCGGTGGCGCGCATCTCAAGCACGTAGCCCTGGAGCTGGGCGGCAACAGCCCGTTCGTGGTGCTGGCCGACGCCGACCTGGAACGCGCGGTCCATGCCGCCGTGGTGGGCAAGTTCCTGCATCAGGGGCAGATCTGCATGGCGATCAACCGCATCATCGTCGAGCAGCCTCTCTACCAGGCGTTCTGCGAGCGCTACGCCGAGCGCGTGAAGGCGCTGCGCTGCGGTGACCCGAGCGACCCGGCCACGGTGATCGGCCCGGTAATCAACCAGCGCCAGCTCGACGGCCTGCTGGGCAAGATCGACAAGGCTCGCGCGGAAGGCGCCCGCGTGCTGGTGGAAGGCGCCGTGGAAGGCCGCGTGCTGCCACCCCATGTGTTCGCCGACGTACACCCGGAGATGGAAATCGCCCGCGAGGAAATCTTCGGCCCACTGGTGGGCATCCAGCCGGCGCGCGATGCCGAGCATGCGCTGGAGCTGGCCAATGCCAGCGAGTTCGGCCTGTCCAGCGCGGTCTTCGGCGGCGACCTGGAACGCACCGTGCGCTTCGCCCGGCGGATTCACGCCGGCATGACTCACGTGAACGACATCCCGGTGAACGATGCGCCCAACGCGCCCTTCGGCGGCGAGAAGAACTCCGGCATCGGCCGTTTCAACGGCGACTGGGCCATCGACGAATTCACCACCGACCACTGGCTCAGCGTGCAGCACGGCCCGCGCCCGTACCCCTTCTGA
- a CDS encoding glutathione S-transferase family protein yields MSLVLYGHPFSSYTQKALVALYENGIAFEFRCLGPDKPEHTDDWLRLWPLAKFPLLRDGQRSVVETSIIIEYLQLAYGGPQRLLPDDPMAALDVRFLDRFFDLHVMSPVQHAVSGALSGDAIRRRDGLAEAVTKLQLAYAWLESHIAGRTWAAGEHFTLADCAAAPALFYADWTHPVGDAYPGVRAYRSRLLARPSFARAVEEARPYRPLFPLGAPERD; encoded by the coding sequence ATGTCCCTCGTGCTCTACGGTCATCCGTTCTCCTCGTACACGCAGAAGGCCCTTGTCGCGCTCTACGAGAATGGCATTGCCTTCGAGTTCCGCTGCCTCGGGCCGGACAAGCCGGAGCACACCGACGACTGGCTGCGCCTGTGGCCGCTGGCCAAGTTCCCGCTGCTGCGGGACGGCCAGCGCAGCGTGGTCGAGACCAGCATCATCATCGAGTACCTGCAACTGGCCTACGGCGGCCCGCAGCGCCTGCTGCCGGACGATCCGATGGCGGCGCTGGACGTGCGCTTCCTCGACCGCTTCTTCGACCTGCATGTGATGAGCCCGGTGCAGCATGCGGTCAGCGGCGCGCTGAGCGGCGATGCGATCCGCCGGCGCGACGGCCTGGCGGAAGCGGTGACGAAACTGCAGCTCGCCTACGCCTGGCTGGAGAGCCATATCGCCGGCAGGACCTGGGCCGCCGGCGAGCACTTCACCCTCGCCGACTGCGCGGCCGCGCCAGCACTGTTCTACGCCGACTGGACCCACCCCGTCGGCGACGCCTACCCCGGCGTTCGCGCGTACCGCTCGCGCCTGCTGGCCCGCCCGTCGTTCGCCCGTGCGGTGGAAGAGGCCCGGCCCTATCGCCCGCTGTTCCCGCTGGGAGCACCGGAACGGGACTGA
- a CDS encoding c-type cytochrome has product MPCIPSRGVRRILPASLALVLTGIGLPALADGDGQWHGGANVYAKVCGHCHEAGVGPVIKGRQLPVEYISAIVRHGFRAMPAFPAAYIDDDALKSVAQYIQQSAAPAQAAR; this is encoded by the coding sequence ATGCCTTGCATCCCTTCCCGCGGCGTTCGCCGCATCCTGCCCGCCAGCCTGGCGCTGGTGCTCACCGGCATCGGCCTGCCGGCCCTGGCCGACGGTGACGGCCAGTGGCACGGCGGCGCCAATGTCTACGCCAAGGTCTGCGGACACTGCCACGAGGCAGGCGTCGGCCCGGTGATCAAGGGTCGCCAACTGCCGGTTGAGTACATCAGCGCCATAGTCCGCCACGGCTTCCGCGCCATGCCGGCGTTTCCCGCCGCCTACATCGACGACGACGCGCTCAAGAGCGTGGCGCAGTACATCCAGCAGTCCGCAGCGCCCGCGCAAGCGGCCAGGTGA
- the tatA gene encoding twin-arginine translocase TatA/TatE family subunit, with product MGLFDWKHWLVLLAVVVLVFGTRRLKGVGADLGEAIKGFRRSIAEEEKSEAPVQPACQAVAAELDQSHQRH from the coding sequence ATGGGACTGTTCGACTGGAAACACTGGCTGGTGCTGCTGGCGGTGGTGGTGCTGGTATTCGGCACCCGCCGGCTGAAGGGGGTGGGGGCCGACCTGGGCGAGGCGATCAAGGGCTTCCGCCGCTCGATCGCCGAGGAAGAGAAGTCAGAGGCGCCGGTTCAGCCAGCGTGCCAGGCGGTCGCCGCCGAACTGGATCAGAGTCACCAGCGCCACTAA
- a CDS encoding methionine ABC transporter permease — protein sequence MPERLLQGLLDTLLMIGMSSAIVLLAGIPLALVLVTTGPGGIFQARLVNRSLGSVVNVLRSIPFLILMVALIPFTRLIVGTSYGVWAAVVPLTIAATPFFARIAEVSLREVDHGLIEAAQAMGCQPRHIIWNVLLPEARPGIVAGFTITLVTMINSSAMAGAIGAGGLGDLAYRYGYQRFDTQVMLTVIILLVALVTLIQFGGDRLARWLNRRL from the coding sequence ATGCCTGAACGCCTGCTGCAGGGCCTGCTCGATACCCTGCTGATGATCGGCATGTCGTCGGCCATCGTCCTCCTGGCCGGCATTCCGCTGGCGCTGGTGCTGGTGACAACAGGCCCCGGCGGGATCTTCCAGGCGCGCCTGGTCAATCGGAGCCTCGGCAGCGTGGTCAATGTGCTGCGCTCGATACCGTTTCTGATACTGATGGTCGCGCTGATCCCCTTCACCCGCCTGATCGTCGGCACCAGCTACGGCGTGTGGGCAGCCGTGGTACCACTGACCATCGCCGCCACGCCGTTCTTCGCGCGGATCGCCGAAGTCAGCCTGCGCGAAGTGGACCACGGCCTGATCGAAGCCGCCCAGGCGATGGGCTGCCAGCCACGTCACATCATCTGGAACGTGCTGCTGCCGGAGGCGCGGCCAGGTATCGTCGCCGGTTTCACCATCACCCTGGTGACCATGATCAATTCATCGGCGATGGCCGGAGCGATTGGCGCCGGCGGCCTCGGCGACCTCGCCTACCGCTACGGCTACCAGCGCTTCGACACCCAGGTGATGCTCACCGTGATCATCCTGTTAGTGGCGCTGGTGACTCTGATCCAGTTCGGCGGCGACCGCCTGGCACGCTGGCTGAACCGGCGCCTCTGA
- a CDS encoding GNAT family N-acetyltransferase — protein MTDIPIELVQTGPEHAELIRNLYQYYAYDSSDWEQEDVEVDGRFYVHQQHLARYWSEPQWSANLILADGFIAGFLLIERSELEGVEALELADLFVLRKYRRLGIGRALATQVLLGGDTPWLVRFYRQDSVAQAFWRAVLDDLPRPVLRVEPGDDSQLLSYLVTTSTH, from the coding sequence ATGACCGACATCCCCATCGAACTGGTCCAGACCGGCCCCGAACACGCCGAGCTGATCCGCAACCTCTACCAGTACTACGCCTACGACTCGTCGGACTGGGAACAGGAAGACGTGGAGGTCGACGGGCGCTTCTACGTTCACCAACAGCACCTGGCGCGCTATTGGAGCGAGCCGCAATGGAGCGCCAACCTGATCCTCGCGGACGGTTTCATCGCCGGCTTCCTGCTGATCGAGCGCAGCGAACTGGAAGGCGTCGAAGCGCTGGAGCTGGCCGACCTCTTCGTGCTCAGGAAGTATCGCCGGCTGGGCATCGGCCGTGCGCTGGCGACCCAGGTGCTGCTTGGCGGCGACACCCCCTGGCTGGTGCGTTTCTATCGCCAGGACAGCGTGGCCCAGGCATTCTGGCGCGCGGTACTGGATGACCTGCCGCGGCCTGTGCTCAGGGTAGAACCGGGGGACGACTCGCAACTGCTGAGCTACCTGGTGACGACCTCGACCCACTGA
- a CDS encoding alpha/beta fold hydrolase, producing the protein MSIVKAKDGTEIFYKDWGSGQPVVFSHGWPLNADAWDAQMLFLVQKGYRVIAHDRRGHGRSGQPSAGNDMDTYADDLATLIDALDLKGATLVGHSTGGGEVAHCIGRHGTRRLAGAVLIGAVPPIMLKSAANPGGLPIEVFDGIRKGVREDRSQFYKDLALPFYGYNRPGAKVSQGVIDNFWLQGMTGGIHGQYLCIREFSEVDYTEDLKKIDVPALILHGDDDQIVPIDAAGRRSVEFVRQGELKVYKGGSHGMCTTQADQVNEDLLAFLNR; encoded by the coding sequence ATGAGCATCGTGAAAGCGAAAGATGGCACCGAAATCTTCTACAAGGACTGGGGCAGTGGCCAACCGGTGGTGTTCTCCCACGGCTGGCCGCTGAACGCCGATGCGTGGGATGCGCAGATGCTGTTCCTGGTGCAGAAGGGCTACCGGGTCATAGCCCATGACCGCCGCGGACATGGTCGTTCCGGCCAGCCGTCCGCCGGCAACGACATGGATACCTATGCCGATGACCTGGCGACACTGATCGACGCGCTGGACCTCAAGGGCGCAACGCTGGTCGGGCACTCCACCGGCGGTGGCGAAGTAGCGCACTGCATTGGCCGCCACGGCACCCGGAGGCTGGCCGGGGCGGTGCTGATCGGCGCTGTGCCGCCGATCATGCTCAAGTCCGCAGCCAACCCCGGCGGCTTGCCGATCGAGGTGTTCGACGGTATCCGCAAGGGCGTGAGGGAGGACCGCTCGCAGTTCTACAAGGACCTCGCGCTGCCGTTCTACGGCTACAACCGGCCGGGCGCCAAGGTTTCCCAGGGGGTGATCGACAATTTCTGGCTGCAGGGCATGACTGGCGGCATCCACGGCCAGTACCTGTGTATCCGCGAGTTTTCCGAGGTCGACTACACCGAAGACTTGAAGAAGATCGACGTACCGGCGTTGATCCTGCACGGCGACGATGACCAGATCGTCCCCATCGACGCCGCTGGCCGACGTTCCGTGGAGTTCGTCCGGCAGGGCGAGCTGAAGGTCTACAAGGGCGGCTCCCACGGCATGTGCACTACCCAGGCGGATCAGGTCAACGAGGACCTGCTGGCGTTCCTCAACCGCTGA
- a CDS encoding VOC family protein, with the protein MTVRRIVANLAAGKPGEVARFYRELFDLDIVMDHGWLITLASAGSALVQLSLASEGGSGAPVPDLSIEVDNLDEVHERALAAAQQVVYPLTDEPWGVRRFFLRDPLGTVINVLEHSH; encoded by the coding sequence ATGACCGTCCGCCGTATCGTCGCCAACCTCGCCGCCGGCAAGCCCGGCGAAGTCGCGCGCTTCTATCGCGAGCTGTTCGACCTGGATATCGTGATGGACCACGGCTGGCTGATCACGCTTGCCAGCGCTGGCAGCGCACTGGTGCAACTGAGCCTGGCCAGCGAAGGTGGCTCCGGCGCGCCGGTACCGGACCTGTCCATCGAGGTGGACAACCTCGACGAGGTGCACGAACGCGCCCTCGCTGCCGCCCAGCAGGTGGTCTACCCGCTGACCGACGAACCCTGGGGTGTGCGCCGGTTTTTCCTGCGCGACCCACTGGGCACCGTGATCAACGTGCTGGAACACAGCCACTGA